One window from the genome of Candidatus Eisenbacteria bacterium encodes:
- a CDS encoding nucleotide sugar dehydrogenase produces MQVVVVGLGYVGSVCSACLAGRGHSVVGVDTSRFKVDCLLRGESPIVEKGLGALIAEGRASGRLHATTDIREAMPGADVVLVCVGTPSAEDGSLDLGHVSRACAEVGSALTLTGRFTTLVMRSTMLPGSVLERLAPVIEQASGGRAGADFGIAYNPEFLREGSAVADFFGAEYTVIGAGCERSAAALEELYRDVGGEQVVTSIPVAEMLKYVNNSFHALKVSFANEIGRICKREGIDSHEVMRIMVKDTKLNLSPYYLSPGFAFGGSCLPKDVRAITARSREHRLELPVLQNILRSNDVHVEEAIHLVEKLRQRRLGFLGLSFKAGTDDLRESPILRVVGTLVGKGYAILLHDPNLDMERVLGANRRFVEDEVPYLAERLRTDLEEVIAGSDVLVIGNRSPEYRDIGARLRPGQAVVDLVAAVDRSTVRAGDYHGLAW; encoded by the coding sequence ATGCAGGTCGTGGTCGTCGGTCTGGGTTACGTGGGCTCCGTCTGCTCCGCCTGCCTCGCGGGGCGCGGTCATTCCGTCGTCGGCGTGGACACGAGCCGCTTCAAGGTGGACTGCCTGCTCCGGGGCGAGAGCCCGATCGTCGAGAAGGGCCTCGGCGCGCTGATCGCCGAGGGCCGCGCCTCGGGCCGCCTGCACGCCACGACCGACATCCGCGAGGCCATGCCGGGCGCGGACGTCGTGCTGGTCTGCGTCGGCACGCCGTCGGCGGAGGACGGCTCGCTCGACCTCGGGCACGTGAGCCGCGCCTGCGCCGAGGTGGGCTCGGCGCTGACCCTCACGGGGAGGTTCACCACGCTCGTCATGCGCAGCACCATGCTGCCCGGCTCGGTGCTGGAGCGGCTCGCGCCGGTGATCGAGCAGGCCAGCGGCGGTCGCGCGGGCGCGGACTTCGGCATCGCCTACAATCCCGAGTTCCTGCGCGAGGGCAGCGCGGTCGCCGACTTCTTCGGCGCCGAGTACACCGTCATCGGCGCGGGCTGCGAGCGCTCCGCCGCCGCGCTCGAGGAACTCTACCGGGACGTCGGCGGCGAGCAGGTCGTGACCTCCATCCCGGTGGCCGAGATGCTCAAGTACGTCAACAACTCCTTCCACGCGCTCAAGGTCTCGTTCGCGAACGAGATCGGCCGGATCTGCAAGCGCGAGGGCATCGACAGTCACGAAGTGATGCGGATCATGGTCAAGGACACCAAGCTCAACCTGTCGCCCTACTACCTGAGCCCCGGTTTCGCCTTCGGCGGCTCGTGCCTGCCCAAGGACGTGCGCGCCATCACCGCCCGCTCGCGCGAGCATCGGCTCGAGCTGCCGGTGCTGCAGAACATCCTTCGCTCGAACGACGTTCACGTGGAGGAAGCCATCCACCTCGTCGAGAAACTCCGGCAGCGGCGGCTGGGCTTCCTCGGGCTGTCGTTCAAGGCCGGCACCGACGACCTGCGCGAGAGCCCGATCCTGCGCGTCGTCGGCACGCTGGTCGGCAAGGGCTACGCGATCCTGCTGCACGACCCGAACCTCGACATGGAGCGCGTGCTCGGGGCGAACCGGCGCTTCGTCGAGGACGAAGTGCCCTACCTCGCCGAGCGGCTGCGCACGGACCTCGAGGAGGTGATCGCGGGCAGCGACGTGCTCGTGATCGGCAACCGCTCTCCCGAGTACCGGGACATCGGCGCGCGGCTCCGGCCCGGGCAGGCGGTCGTGGATCTCGTCGCGGCGGTGGACCGGAGCACGGTCCGCGCCGGGGACTACCATGGCCTCGCCTGGTAG
- a CDS encoding glycogen synthase, whose amino-acid sequence MPESKRSIAHVASEMAPLAKVGGLADVVASLALEQARRGHRVLVVLPHYRTLRIPPGWTTHDLGHTRVPWGLGQEPARFTIVEDPVSELRVLLVDHTGDRKAFDRPGIYDDPATGEGWRDNAERYLFFARAAVEGLKGFGERFDIVHAHDQQAAWVPCFIRTHDADEPAFADVATIFTIHNLGYQGIADPWLLPVAGFPRELFFPQSPFEFWGRVNFMKVGILFADLVSTVSPTYAREIQTNGEMGFGLEGVLRRRTGDVRGILNGIDDTVWNPSVDAFLDSHYDRDTVEGKLANRRALALACGFPLDPDWPILGMVSRLVEQKGLELIEAGERALCDLPARFVVLGVGQPRWQDLFRRLAIERPWQWWFETSHDEGLAHRIEAGADLFLMPSRYEPCGLNQMYSLRYGTVPIVRETGGLADTVREFDPVTREGNGFVFQAFDAAEMVMAIRRALAVRAEPALWRALQRNGMAQDFSWRVSADGYDRLYSEALHRVAQGRIPTLQSVRDSF is encoded by the coding sequence ATGCCGGAATCGAAACGGTCGATCGCGCACGTCGCGAGCGAGATGGCGCCGCTCGCCAAGGTCGGGGGACTCGCCGACGTCGTCGCCTCGCTGGCGCTCGAACAGGCGCGACGCGGGCATCGCGTGCTCGTCGTGCTGCCGCACTACCGCACGCTGCGGATCCCGCCCGGCTGGACGACCCACGACCTCGGCCATACGCGCGTGCCGTGGGGGCTGGGGCAGGAACCGGCCCGATTCACGATCGTCGAGGATCCCGTGTCCGAGCTGCGGGTGCTGCTCGTGGACCACACCGGCGATCGGAAGGCGTTCGACCGCCCCGGCATCTACGACGACCCGGCGACCGGCGAGGGCTGGCGCGACAACGCCGAGCGCTACCTGTTCTTCGCCCGCGCCGCGGTCGAGGGCCTGAAGGGCTTCGGCGAGCGTTTCGACATCGTGCATGCCCACGACCAGCAGGCCGCCTGGGTTCCGTGCTTCATCCGCACGCACGACGCCGACGAGCCGGCCTTCGCCGACGTCGCGACCATCTTCACGATCCACAACCTCGGCTACCAGGGCATCGCCGATCCCTGGCTGCTCCCGGTCGCCGGCTTCCCGCGCGAGCTGTTTTTCCCCCAGAGCCCGTTCGAGTTCTGGGGCCGCGTCAACTTCATGAAGGTGGGCATTCTCTTCGCGGACCTCGTCAGCACCGTGAGCCCGACCTACGCGCGGGAAATCCAGACCAACGGCGAAATGGGATTCGGCCTCGAGGGCGTGCTGCGCCGGCGCACCGGGGACGTGCGCGGCATCCTGAACGGGATCGACGACACGGTCTGGAATCCGTCCGTGGACGCGTTCCTCGACTCGCACTACGACCGCGACACGGTCGAGGGCAAGCTCGCGAACCGGCGGGCGCTCGCGCTCGCCTGTGGTTTCCCGCTCGATCCGGACTGGCCGATCCTCGGGATGGTGTCCCGTCTCGTGGAGCAGAAGGGGCTCGAACTGATCGAAGCCGGGGAACGCGCGCTGTGCGACCTGCCGGCGCGCTTCGTGGTGCTGGGGGTCGGCCAGCCCCGCTGGCAGGATCTGTTCCGGCGCCTGGCGATCGAACGGCCGTGGCAGTGGTGGTTCGAGACCTCGCACGACGAGGGGCTGGCGCACCGGATCGAGGCGGGCGCGGACCTGTTCCTCATGCCGTCGCGCTACGAGCCGTGCGGGCTGAACCAGATGTACTCGCTCCGCTACGGGACGGTTCCGATCGTGCGCGAGACCGGAGGGCTGGCCGACACGGTCCGCGAGTTCGACCCGGTGACGCGTGAAGGCAACGGCTTCGTCTTCCAGGCGTTCGACGCCGCGGAGATGGTCATGGCGATTCGGCGCGCGCTGGCGGTGCGCGCCGAACCGGCGCTGTGGCGGGCCCTGCAGCGCAACGGCATGGCGCAGGACTTCAGCTGGCGCGTCAGCGCCGACGGCTACGACCGGCTCTACTCGGAGGCCCTCCACCGCGTCGCGCAGGGACGCATTCCGACGCTGCAGAGCGTTCGCGACTCGTTCTGA
- a CDS encoding glycosyltransferase family 4 protein produces the protein MASPGRVLHLSENLTLPFDRRVWLELGALRSAGWEVSAICPTGEGGTEAHEVLDGIHIWRYPAPPETRGFLSYAWEFLYCWLQTARLTLLVSARRGFDVIHTANPPDLFWAIALPFKALGVKFVFDHHDLCPELYLSRFGERKAGSLPHRLLQWLERMQYRTADLVVATNESYRQVALARGGKRPEQVRVVRSGPSRKRFGLLREPDPALRRGRPFLVAYLGVMAPQDGVDHLVRAAKVIVQDHARSDVAFTFIGAGDSFTELRQLVRDLGLEDACQFTGRIPDADVERILVTADVCVSPDPKNPLNDVSTMNKVLEYMACAKPVVCYDLREHRWSAGEGALYAVADDVSDLAARIEQLLADPEMRARMGAYNRERFLSKMAWEHNAGELLKAYAWLTAAPNRNR, from the coding sequence ATGGCCTCGCCTGGTAGGGTCCTGCACCTGTCCGAGAACCTGACGCTGCCGTTCGACCGGCGCGTGTGGCTGGAACTGGGCGCGCTGCGCTCCGCCGGCTGGGAGGTCTCGGCCATCTGCCCGACGGGGGAGGGCGGAACCGAGGCGCACGAGGTGCTCGACGGCATCCACATCTGGCGCTACCCGGCGCCGCCGGAGACCCGGGGATTCCTGAGCTACGCCTGGGAGTTCCTCTACTGCTGGCTGCAGACGGCGCGGCTCACGCTGCTCGTTTCCGCCCGCCGCGGCTTCGACGTGATCCACACCGCGAATCCGCCCGACCTCTTCTGGGCGATCGCGCTGCCGTTCAAGGCGCTCGGCGTCAAGTTCGTCTTCGATCACCACGACCTGTGCCCGGAGCTCTACCTGTCGCGGTTCGGCGAACGAAAAGCCGGCTCGCTTCCGCACCGGCTCCTGCAGTGGCTCGAGCGCATGCAGTACCGGACCGCGGATCTCGTCGTCGCCACGAACGAGTCGTACCGGCAGGTCGCGCTCGCGCGGGGCGGAAAGCGTCCCGAACAGGTGCGCGTCGTGCGCAGCGGCCCGAGCCGGAAGCGCTTCGGCCTGCTTCGCGAGCCGGACCCGGCCCTGCGCCGCGGGCGGCCCTTCCTGGTCGCCTATCTCGGCGTGATGGCGCCGCAGGACGGGGTGGACCACCTGGTGCGCGCGGCGAAGGTGATCGTCCAGGACCACGCACGATCGGACGTGGCCTTCACCTTCATCGGCGCCGGCGACTCCTTCACCGAGCTGCGCCAGCTGGTTCGCGATCTCGGTCTCGAGGACGCCTGTCAGTTCACCGGGCGGATTCCCGACGCCGACGTGGAACGCATCCTCGTGACGGCCGACGTGTGTGTCAGCCCCGACCCGAAGAATCCGCTCAACGACGTGAGCACGATGAACAAGGTGCTCGAATACATGGCGTGCGCGAAGCCCGTCGTGTGCTACGACCTGCGGGAACACCGCTGGTCGGCCGGCGAGGGGGCGCTTTACGCGGTGGCCGACGACGTGTCGGACCTCGCCGCGCGCATCGAGCAGCTGCTGGCCGACCCCGAAATGCGCGCCCGGATGGGCGCCTACAACCGCGAGCGGTTCCTGTCGAAGATGGCATGGGAGCACAACGCGGGCGAACTGTTGAAGGCCTACGCATGGCTCACCGCGGCACCGAACCGAAACCGCTGA
- a CDS encoding glycosyltransferase, giving the protein MAHRGTEPKPLNVLLAESGRSMGGTERVVWELATRLPAQRYAVRVWLSPAAALDEFAAALAARGLPVERVAEVDSRWDVRGMVDTWSKLRRAKPDVLHVHHVWPAADRYLATLARAAGVPRLVVTEHIVGESHSGGQRALKRDELARADAVTAVCGAVADTLVRDYGVGRGRVRVVPNGADLPDEEAEAPLARLWRERFAAGLLRPLWVVAARLEEQKGHAVLLDALAEVWKRGLDFTLAVAGDGSLRGALEERARQLGIDRRTHFLGALDDLGGLLAAADAVVLPSKWEGLPLTLLEAMARGRPVVASAVGGVPEVVEHGENGWLVPAGDVAALADALELFHRKPERALRLGRAAAALVRSDYHWQAVVEGFESVYDEVVGLATFSPDGTSSDSRGSGR; this is encoded by the coding sequence ATGGCTCACCGCGGCACCGAACCGAAACCGCTGAACGTGCTGCTCGCCGAGAGCGGGCGGAGCATGGGCGGCACCGAGCGCGTCGTCTGGGAGCTGGCGACCCGGCTGCCCGCGCAACGCTACGCGGTGCGCGTGTGGCTCAGCCCCGCCGCGGCGCTCGACGAGTTCGCCGCCGCGCTCGCCGCCCGCGGACTGCCGGTCGAGCGCGTCGCCGAGGTGGATTCGCGCTGGGACGTGCGCGGCATGGTGGACACCTGGTCGAAGCTGCGGCGGGCGAAGCCCGACGTGCTGCACGTCCACCACGTCTGGCCGGCCGCCGACCGCTACCTGGCGACGCTCGCGCGCGCCGCCGGAGTGCCCCGCCTGGTCGTGACCGAGCACATCGTGGGCGAATCGCACTCGGGCGGCCAGCGTGCGCTCAAGCGCGACGAGCTCGCCCGCGCCGACGCGGTGACGGCCGTCTGCGGCGCGGTGGCCGACACGCTCGTGCGCGACTACGGCGTCGGACGCGGTCGCGTGCGCGTCGTGCCCAACGGCGCCGACCTGCCCGACGAGGAGGCGGAGGCGCCGCTGGCGCGCCTGTGGCGCGAGCGCTTCGCGGCGGGCCTGCTCCGTCCGCTGTGGGTCGTCGCCGCGCGGCTCGAGGAGCAGAAGGGGCACGCGGTGCTTCTCGACGCGCTCGCCGAGGTCTGGAAGCGCGGGCTCGACTTCACGCTCGCGGTCGCCGGGGACGGCTCGCTGCGCGGAGCGCTCGAGGAACGGGCGCGGCAGCTGGGCATTGACCGGCGCACGCATTTCCTCGGCGCCCTCGACGACCTCGGGGGCCTGCTGGCCGCGGCCGACGCCGTCGTGCTGCCCTCGAAGTGGGAGGGGCTGCCGCTGACGCTGCTCGAGGCCATGGCGCGCGGACGCCCGGTCGTCGCCAGCGCGGTCGGCGGGGTGCCCGAGGTGGTCGAACACGGCGAGAACGGCTGGCTCGTCCCCGCGGGCGACGTGGCGGCGCTCGCGGACGCGCTCGAGCTGTTCCACCGCAAGCCGGAGCGCGCGCTGCGCCTGGGCCGCGCCGCCGCGGCGCTGGTCCGGAGCGACTACCACTGGCAGGCCGTCGTCGAGGGATTCGAAAGCGTCTACGACGAGGTGGTCGGACTGGCCACCTTCTCGCCCGACGGGACATCCTCCGACTCGCGCGGGAGCGGAAGATGA
- a CDS encoding glycosyltransferase family 4 protein, whose translation MRVAMIGQKGIPATYGGIERHVDEIARRLVPMDIDVDVFCRLHYTPAGATYHGVRLLRRPSLHTKHLDAITHVSWATLEAMLRRYDVVHYHALGPALLAGLPRLTGAKTVVTVHGLDWKREKWGRFARWFLHRCEGPAVKFPDRTIVVSKTLREHFRAVHGAETEFIPNGTSLPQSRPARKILSLGLTPGKYVLFVGRLVPEKGVHFLCEAFQGIDTDMTLALAGGLSFSGDYADRLRAYEGERIKRLDYVFGEALEELWSNAYCVVQPSTMEGLSIALLEALSYGRCVLISDIPENLEVAEECGLSFRSQDVGDLRAKLQYLIGNPGVVERYGERARQHILRHYSWDTVAQATAELYRSVCAGRP comes from the coding sequence ATGCGCGTCGCGATGATCGGGCAGAAGGGCATTCCCGCCACCTACGGCGGCATCGAGCGTCACGTGGACGAGATCGCCCGCAGGCTGGTGCCCATGGACATCGACGTGGACGTCTTCTGCCGGCTGCACTACACGCCGGCCGGCGCCACCTACCACGGCGTGCGGCTGCTGCGGCGCCCGAGCCTGCACACGAAGCACCTGGACGCGATCACGCACGTCTCGTGGGCCACGCTGGAAGCCATGCTGAGGCGCTACGACGTCGTCCACTACCACGCGCTCGGGCCGGCGCTGCTCGCGGGACTGCCGCGCCTGACCGGCGCGAAGACGGTGGTCACGGTGCACGGACTGGACTGGAAGCGGGAGAAGTGGGGGCGCTTCGCGCGCTGGTTCCTGCACCGCTGCGAAGGGCCGGCGGTGAAGTTCCCGGATCGCACGATCGTGGTCAGCAAGACGCTGCGCGAGCATTTCCGCGCCGTGCACGGGGCCGAGACCGAGTTCATCCCCAACGGCACCAGCCTGCCGCAGTCGCGGCCGGCCCGGAAGATCCTGTCGCTCGGCCTGACGCCCGGGAAGTACGTGCTGTTCGTCGGCAGGCTCGTGCCCGAGAAGGGCGTGCACTTCCTGTGCGAGGCGTTCCAGGGCATCGACACCGACATGACGCTCGCCCTGGCGGGCGGGCTGTCCTTCTCGGGCGACTACGCGGACCGGCTCCGCGCCTACGAGGGCGAGCGCATCAAGCGGCTGGATTACGTCTTCGGTGAGGCGCTCGAGGAGCTGTGGAGCAACGCCTACTGCGTGGTGCAGCCCTCGACGATGGAGGGCCTTTCGATCGCGCTGCTCGAGGCGCTCTCGTACGGCCGCTGCGTGCTGATCTCGGACATCCCCGAGAACCTCGAGGTGGCCGAGGAATGCGGGCTCAGCTTCCGCAGCCAGGACGTCGGCGACCTGCGGGCGAAGCTCCAGTACCTGATCGGCAATCCCGGCGTCGTGGAGCGGTACGGCGAACGGGCGCGCCAGCACATCCTGCGTCACTACTCGTGGGACACGGTCGCGCAGGCGACGGCCGAGCTGTATCGCTCGGTGTGCGCGGGCAGGCCGTGA
- a CDS encoding glycosyltransferase family 4 protein, translating to MLIHSAVDNDIHPPRFGGAQRSFGLARGLARRHEVRVLCVTPNRAPGPERERVDGVELVRRRSWHTSVAWRLERARLAPLFTAASGHRANAKRYAAALGAGADVFAADLNLGGMLGVSNAPLRLHTSHNVEYDRFRRSAPPVLARSRWAERLRRLEQRAVDAAHVTVVCTEEDAARMRELYGLTAARLEVVPNGYDETRLAPPSAGERRRARQSLGYGESDYVAVFVGADWGPNREALRLLTGRVLPSLAADGVRLLVVGSVGRAMRGRREPWLRVTGEAPDLAPLLHAADCGLNPVLTGGGSNVKVPGYLACGLAVLSTPFGIRGYAPLEPYCTVTGPDGFADALRARPRGFASRGEAPPPALGEFAWGRLGERLGERCEAHLASRGAKGAA from the coding sequence GTGCTGATCCACTCCGCGGTGGACAACGACATCCATCCGCCGCGCTTCGGCGGGGCGCAGCGCTCCTTCGGGCTGGCGCGCGGGCTGGCGCGCCGGCACGAGGTGCGCGTCCTGTGCGTGACCCCGAACCGGGCCCCCGGACCGGAGCGGGAGCGCGTGGACGGCGTCGAGCTGGTGCGCCGCCGGTCGTGGCACACGAGCGTGGCCTGGCGGCTCGAGCGCGCGCGGCTCGCTCCGCTGTTCACCGCGGCGTCGGGCCATCGTGCGAACGCGAAGCGGTATGCCGCCGCGCTCGGCGCGGGCGCGGACGTGTTCGCGGCCGATCTGAACCTGGGCGGCATGCTCGGCGTCTCGAACGCGCCGCTCCGGCTGCACACCTCGCACAATGTCGAGTACGACCGCTTCCGCCGCTCGGCGCCGCCGGTGCTCGCGCGCTCGCGCTGGGCGGAGCGGCTCCGCCGCCTCGAGCAGCGCGCCGTGGACGCGGCGCACGTCACGGTGGTGTGCACCGAGGAGGACGCCGCGCGCATGCGCGAACTCTACGGCCTGACCGCCGCGCGGCTCGAAGTCGTGCCGAACGGCTACGACGAGACCCGCCTCGCCCCGCCCTCGGCCGGGGAGCGCCGGCGGGCCCGCCAGTCCCTCGGCTACGGCGAGAGCGACTACGTCGCGGTGTTCGTCGGGGCCGACTGGGGGCCCAATCGCGAGGCGCTTCGGCTGCTCACCGGGCGTGTGCTGCCGTCGCTCGCCGCCGACGGCGTCCGGCTGCTGGTCGTGGGCTCCGTCGGCCGGGCGATGCGCGGGCGCCGCGAGCCCTGGCTCAGGGTCACGGGCGAGGCGCCGGATCTGGCCCCGCTGCTGCACGCGGCCGACTGCGGCCTCAATCCGGTGCTCACGGGAGGCGGCAGCAACGTCAAGGTGCCCGGGTACCTGGCCTGCGGGCTCGCGGTGCTGAGCACGCCGTTCGGGATCCGCGGCTACGCGCCGCTCGAGCCGTACTGCACGGTGACCGGTCCGGACGGCTTCGCCGACGCGCTGCGCGCGCGCCCGCGCGGCTTCGCCTCGCGCGGCGAAGCGCCGCCGCCGGCGCTCGGCGAGTTCGCGTGGGGCCGCCTCGGAGAGCGGCTGGGCGAGCGTTGCGAGGCGCACCTCGCCTCGCGCGGTGCGAAAGGGGCGGCCTGA
- the galT gene encoding galactose-1-phosphate uridylyltransferase produces the protein MPELRKDPVVGRWVIISTERSRRPTNFKAENPTVAQNFSPFVEGREDMTPPEVYAVRPPGGKANGPGWTVRVVPNKFPALQVEGQLERRGEGLYDKMNGIGAHEVVIEGSSPDRDLSDLPVEQIQQVLVAYRERMLDLKKDKRLRYVLVFKNKGSGAGATLEHPHSQIIATPIIPRMVQEELDGARRYYELKERNVFTDILDQEMAEGNGRRIVSTSERFVALAPYAPRFPFETWILPRQHRSSYHTIADPEELLDFARILKDTLTRLNVALDAPPYNFVLHTAPLSEDDLPYYHWHLEIMPKLTRVAGFEIGSGFYINPTPPEDAAQYLREIVALA, from the coding sequence ATGCCCGAGCTCCGCAAGGACCCGGTGGTGGGACGCTGGGTCATCATCTCGACCGAGCGCAGCCGCCGGCCCACGAACTTCAAGGCCGAGAACCCGACCGTCGCTCAGAACTTTTCCCCCTTCGTCGAGGGGCGGGAGGACATGACCCCTCCCGAGGTCTACGCCGTGCGCCCGCCGGGCGGGAAGGCGAACGGCCCGGGCTGGACCGTCCGCGTCGTGCCGAACAAGTTCCCCGCCCTGCAGGTCGAGGGGCAGCTCGAACGGCGCGGCGAGGGCCTGTACGACAAGATGAACGGCATCGGCGCGCACGAGGTGGTCATCGAGGGCTCCAGCCCCGACCGCGACCTGTCCGACCTGCCGGTCGAGCAGATCCAGCAGGTGCTGGTCGCCTACCGCGAGCGCATGCTCGACCTGAAGAAGGACAAGCGCCTGCGCTACGTGCTGGTCTTCAAGAACAAGGGTTCCGGCGCGGGCGCGACGCTCGAGCATCCGCACAGCCAGATCATCGCGACGCCGATCATTCCGCGCATGGTGCAGGAGGAGCTCGACGGCGCGAGGCGTTACTACGAACTCAAGGAGCGCAACGTCTTCACGGACATCCTCGACCAGGAAATGGCGGAAGGGAACGGCCGGCGCATCGTCAGCACGAGCGAACGATTCGTGGCGCTGGCTCCGTACGCGCCGAGGTTTCCATTCGAGACGTGGATTCTGCCGCGGCAGCATCGCTCGAGCTATCACACCATCGCCGACCCGGAGGAGCTCCTCGACTTCGCGCGCATCCTGAAGGACACGCTCACGCGCCTGAACGTCGCGCTCGATGCGCCGCCGTACAACTTCGTGCTGCACACGGCGCCGCTTTCGGAGGACGACCTGCCGTACTACCACTGGCACCTCGAGATCATGCCGAAGCTGACCCGGGTCGCGGGCTTCGAGATCGGCTCCGGCTTCTACATCAACCCGACGCCGCCCGAGGACGCCGCCCAGTACCTGCGCGAGATCGTCGCGCTGGCCTGA
- a CDS encoding mannose-1-phosphate guanylyltransferase, whose amino-acid sequence MTPTPNQTGVLILAGGRGERFWPWSTDARPKQLLPLARGGRTLLRATFERALPLVSGPASVVVMTSEALREACARECPGARVLGEPMMRNTAPAIAAAASAFAAGTTFAVLPADHAIDDEAAFAADLRRAAELAGRDAVLVTFGIRPAHAETNFGYIQRGGALAPRLHRVARFKEKPDLATAEAWFADGAHLWNSGIFVWRRETFFAALSVRHPEIAALADFGWSGADADFGAALRPRFEPLPKISVDYAVLEGAPNTVVLEAGFDWDDLGSWGAWARRQARDERRNVRWGDALPVDCEGCVVVGDGVLAAPLGLKDMVVVATREGVLACRLDETDRVRQVSEAVRARAGA is encoded by the coding sequence ATGACTCCGACCCCGAACCAGACCGGCGTCCTGATCCTCGCGGGGGGCCGCGGCGAACGCTTCTGGCCCTGGAGCACGGACGCGCGGCCGAAGCAGCTGCTGCCGCTCGCCCGGGGCGGGCGGACGCTGCTGCGCGCGACGTTCGAGCGCGCGCTGCCGCTCGTCTCCGGCCCCGCCAGCGTCGTGGTCATGACCTCGGAAGCCCTGCGCGAGGCGTGCGCGCGCGAGTGTCCCGGCGCCCGCGTGCTCGGCGAACCGATGATGCGCAACACCGCGCCGGCGATCGCCGCCGCCGCCAGCGCGTTCGCCGCGGGGACGACTTTCGCCGTGCTGCCCGCCGATCACGCGATCGACGACGAAGCGGCCTTCGCCGCCGACCTGCGGCGCGCCGCGGAGCTCGCCGGGCGGGACGCCGTCCTGGTCACGTTCGGCATCCGGCCGGCGCACGCCGAGACCAACTTCGGGTACATCCAGCGCGGCGGGGCGCTGGCTCCCCGGCTGCACCGCGTCGCGCGGTTCAAGGAGAAGCCCGACCTGGCGACCGCGGAAGCCTGGTTCGCCGACGGCGCGCACCTGTGGAACAGCGGCATCTTCGTGTGGCGCCGCGAGACCTTCTTCGCCGCGCTGTCGGTGCGCCATCCCGAGATCGCGGCGCTCGCGGACTTCGGCTGGAGCGGAGCGGACGCGGACTTCGGCGCCGCGCTCCGCCCGCGTTTCGAACCGCTGCCGAAGATCTCGGTGGACTACGCCGTGCTCGAGGGCGCGCCGAACACGGTGGTGCTCGAGGCGGGCTTCGATTGGGACGACCTCGGCTCGTGGGGAGCGTGGGCGCGGCGCCAGGCGCGCGACGAGCGGCGCAACGTGCGCTGGGGCGACGCGCTGCCGGTGGATTGCGAGGGCTGCGTCGTCGTCGGCGACGGCGTGCTGGCGGCGCCGCTGGGCCTGAAGGACATGGTCGTGGTCGCGACGCGCGAGGGCGTGCTCGCGTGCCGGCTCGACGAAACCGATCGTGTCCGGCAGGTGAGTGAGGCCGTGCGCGCCCGGGCGGGCGCGTGA
- a CDS encoding glycosyltransferase yields the protein MNLGVVIPCYRQERFLPRTLAALEHALKDRSWSGALVLADPGGSGALPELSPHWTVVRAGSDRPLTPGAARNAGLARCAPPWVLFVDADVEVNASWLERALHEAASADAGLAGLWARLEEWFTDGPGERPGAPDLYRIGDAPRECDYLATLALYRTEALRATGAYDARLRSEEDFELGLRLRTAGFRLRSTGGLAGRHWSAPRPSFGEIGRRWRSGLCFGQGQVLRLYLGRAGLGSHLRRQAHYLAMLAVWLAAPLAWAAGGAKGLAFWSLVPLGLLLLMTLRKRSARLAVHSLLTWSVNAAGLVVGFVRGAERVPALPGESPC from the coding sequence ATGAACCTCGGCGTCGTGATTCCCTGCTACCGGCAGGAGCGCTTCCTGCCGCGCACGCTGGCCGCGCTCGAGCACGCGCTGAAGGACCGGAGCTGGAGCGGCGCGCTGGTGCTCGCGGATCCGGGCGGCTCGGGCGCCCTGCCCGAGCTTTCCCCGCACTGGACGGTGGTGCGCGCGGGCTCGGACCGGCCGCTGACCCCCGGCGCCGCCCGCAACGCGGGACTGGCGCGCTGCGCGCCGCCGTGGGTGCTGTTCGTGGACGCCGACGTCGAAGTGAATGCGTCGTGGCTCGAGCGCGCGCTGCACGAGGCCGCTTCGGCCGACGCCGGGCTGGCCGGGCTGTGGGCGCGGCTCGAGGAGTGGTTCACGGACGGCCCGGGAGAGCGTCCGGGAGCGCCCGATCTGTACCGGATCGGCGACGCGCCCCGTGAATGCGACTACCTGGCGACGCTGGCGCTGTACCGCACCGAGGCGCTCCGCGCCACGGGCGCCTACGACGCGCGGCTTCGCAGCGAGGAGGATTTCGAGCTCGGTCTGCGCCTGCGAACCGCGGGCTTCCGCCTGCGCAGCACCGGTGGCCTGGCGGGCCGGCACTGGAGCGCGCCGCGCCCGAGCTTCGGCGAGATCGGCCGGCGCTGGCGCAGCGGGCTCTGCTTCGGCCAGGGTCAGGTGCTGCGGCTCTACCTCGGGCGCGCCGGCCTCGGTTCGCACCTGCGACGACAGGCGCACTACCTCGCGATGCTCGCGGTGTGGCTGGCCGCGCCGCTCGCCTGGGCGGCGGGCGGCGCGAAGGGACTGGCGTTCTGGTCGCTCGTGCCGCTCGGGTTGCTGCTGCTGATGACGCTGCGCAAGCGCAGCGCCCGGCTCGCCGTGCACTCGCTGCTCACCTGGTCGGTCAACGCGGCGGGCCTGGTCGTCGGCTTCGTGCGGGGCGCGGAACGCGTGCCGGCGCTTCCCGGGGAGTCGCCGTGCTGA